A genomic stretch from Streptomyces venezuelae ATCC 10712 includes:
- a CDS encoding carboxymuconolactone decarboxylase family protein, which translates to MCTGSSKEYRVSDVTSDVTNGVTGVTEPAAQAPDGRRVYLDKQSPTAYQALVRAADAARATAAEAGLDRVLVELVNLRVSQINGCAYCLDVHTKAALRAGETTRRLGVLPAWRETELFTPRERAALALAEATTHPADGLAQDRAYDTARAVLTDDEISAVIWVAITINSFNRVSILSRHPVRQAAR; encoded by the coding sequence ATGTGCACGGGGTCGTCGAAGGAGTACAGGGTGAGCGACGTGACGAGCGACGTGACGAACGGCGTGACAGGCGTGACCGAGCCGGCGGCGCAGGCCCCCGACGGGCGACGGGTCTACCTCGACAAGCAGAGCCCCACGGCCTACCAGGCGCTGGTCCGCGCGGCCGACGCCGCCCGCGCGACCGCCGCGGAGGCGGGACTCGACCGCGTCCTGGTCGAACTGGTCAACCTCCGCGTCTCGCAGATCAACGGCTGCGCCTACTGCCTCGACGTGCACACCAAGGCGGCCCTCCGGGCCGGCGAGACCACCCGGCGCCTCGGCGTCCTCCCCGCCTGGCGCGAGACCGAGCTCTTCACCCCGCGGGAACGCGCGGCCCTCGCCCTGGCGGAGGCCACCACCCACCCGGCGGACGGCCTCGCGCAGGACCGCGCCTACGACACGGCCCGCGCCGTCCTGACCGACGACGAGATCTCCGCCGTGATCTGGGTGGCGATCACCATCAACTCCTTCAACCGCGTCTCGATCCTGAGCCGGCACCCGGTACGCCAGGCAGCGCGCTAA
- a CDS encoding YoaK family protein, producing the protein MRRLLVDAAHTLVPPKGDRHGPLPPLLLTLTVVTGLVDAVSYLALGHVFVANMTGNVVFLGFALAGAEGLSAWASLAAMAAFLVGAVAGGRFGTRFADHRGKLLASATTLQALLVSVALVTVLVTHDRLAAPGRYVLIVTLALAMGLQNAAVRRLGVPDLTTTVLTQTLTGLASDPGPAGGAGPRPGRRVLAVLSMFLGALAGALLLRSGTGAVLGVAVALIVVAAVVTRLSSAPGAGWVRP; encoded by the coding sequence ATGCGCAGGCTGCTGGTCGACGCGGCCCACACGCTGGTGCCGCCGAAGGGGGACCGGCACGGGCCGCTGCCGCCGCTCCTGCTGACCCTGACGGTGGTGACCGGTCTGGTGGACGCGGTGAGCTATCTGGCCCTGGGTCATGTCTTCGTGGCGAACATGACGGGCAACGTCGTGTTCCTCGGCTTCGCCCTGGCGGGCGCCGAGGGCCTGTCGGCCTGGGCCTCCCTGGCGGCGATGGCGGCGTTCCTGGTGGGCGCGGTGGCCGGAGGCCGGTTCGGCACGCGGTTCGCCGACCACCGGGGGAAGCTGCTCGCCTCGGCCACGACGCTGCAGGCGCTGCTCGTGTCGGTGGCGCTCGTCACCGTCCTGGTGACGCACGACCGGCTGGCCGCGCCGGGCCGGTACGTCCTGATCGTGACGCTCGCCCTGGCCATGGGGCTGCAGAACGCGGCCGTCCGGCGCCTCGGCGTGCCGGACCTGACCACGACCGTGCTGACGCAGACCCTGACCGGTCTGGCCTCGGACCCGGGTCCGGCCGGCGGGGCGGGGCCCCGGCCCGGCCGGCGGGTGCTGGCGGTGCTCTCGATGTTCCTCGGCGCCCTGGCGGGCGCGCTGCTCCTGCGGTCCGGGACCGGCGCGGTCCTCGGCGTGGCCGTGGCGCTGATCGTGGTGGCCGCGGTGGTCACCCGGCTCAGCTCGGCCCCCGGCGCCGGGTGGGTCCGGCCTTAG
- a CDS encoding EF-hand domain-containing protein, whose protein sequence is MSDKARTLFDALDLDHDGTLTRAEVIDALRVKGPTLAARGVIPYWGVGNEDESSALFDEADQNGDRVLSFEEFATLVGRRFGW, encoded by the coding sequence ATGAGCGACAAGGCCCGTACTCTCTTCGACGCGCTCGACCTCGACCACGACGGCACCCTGACGCGCGCCGAGGTCATCGACGCCCTCCGGGTCAAGGGCCCGACCCTTGCCGCGCGGGGCGTCATCCCCTACTGGGGCGTGGGGAACGAGGACGAGTCCTCCGCGCTGTTCGACGAGGCCGACCAGAACGGCGACCGCGTGCTGTCGTTCGAGGAGTTCGCCACGCTGGTCGGCCGCCGCTTCGGCTGGTGA
- the recQ gene encoding DNA helicase RecQ — protein sequence MVLSDDSAVLSEAAQVLHRVFGYSSFRGVQQEIIEQVVDGGDALVLMPTGGGKSLCYQIPALVRDGTGVVISPLIALMQDQVDALRALGVRAGFLNSTQDPYERQTVEQAFLAGELDLLYLAPERLRTEGTQRLLDRGTVSLFAIDEAHCVAQWGHDFRPDYLALSMLHERWPKVPRIALTATATEATHREIAARLGLEDARHFVAGFDRPNIQYRIVPKNNPHKQLLELIRTEHDGDAGVVYCLSRASVEKTAALLVENGIDAVPYHAGMDARTRAANQARFLREDGVVVVATIAFGMGIDKPDVRFVAHLDLPKSVEGYYQETGRAGRDGEPATAWLAYGLQDVVQQRKLIDGSEGDEQHRRALGMHLDAMLALCETVDCRRVRLLAYFGQEGQPCGNCDTCLTPAESWDGTVAAQKLLSTVWRLAKERRQKFGAGQIIDILQGKKTAKVIQFDHDGLSVFGVGSDLGTAEWRGVVRQLLALGLLAVEGDYGTLVLTEDSGEVLGGRRTVTLRKEKAPAASRKESGARSGKGARVPVDLPAAAVPVFEALRAWRAATAREQGVPAYVVFHDATLREIATRLPATVEELGTVGGVGEAKLTKYAEGVLGALAEAGAAAPAAAAASAVGAGAAQAPGAGAGGAVVPGARPAPVDPAAAPYDEEPPYDLDELDEPPFDDWR from the coding sequence ATGGTCCTTTCCGACGATTCCGCCGTGCTCTCCGAGGCAGCGCAGGTCCTCCACCGCGTCTTCGGCTACAGCTCCTTCCGAGGGGTGCAGCAGGAGATCATCGAGCAGGTCGTCGACGGCGGCGACGCCCTCGTCCTGATGCCCACGGGCGGCGGAAAGTCGCTCTGCTACCAGATCCCCGCCCTGGTCAGAGACGGCACGGGCGTGGTGATCTCGCCGCTCATCGCGCTGATGCAGGACCAGGTGGACGCGCTCCGGGCCCTCGGCGTGCGGGCCGGATTCCTCAACTCGACCCAGGACCCCTACGAGCGGCAGACCGTCGAGCAGGCCTTCCTCGCCGGCGAGCTCGATCTGCTCTACCTGGCTCCCGAGCGGCTGCGCACCGAGGGCACCCAGCGGCTCCTCGACCGGGGCACGGTGTCGCTCTTCGCGATCGACGAGGCCCACTGCGTCGCCCAGTGGGGCCACGACTTCCGGCCCGACTACCTCGCCCTGTCCATGCTCCATGAGCGCTGGCCCAAGGTGCCGCGGATCGCCCTGACCGCGACCGCCACCGAGGCCACGCACCGGGAGATCGCGGCGCGGCTCGGCCTGGAGGACGCCCGGCACTTCGTCGCCGGCTTCGACCGGCCGAACATCCAGTACCGCATCGTCCCCAAGAACAACCCCCACAAGCAGCTGCTCGAACTCATCCGCACCGAGCACGACGGGGACGCCGGAGTCGTCTACTGCCTCTCCCGCGCCTCGGTGGAGAAGACCGCGGCCCTCCTCGTGGAGAACGGCATCGACGCCGTGCCGTACCACGCCGGGATGGACGCCCGGACGCGCGCGGCGAACCAGGCCCGCTTCCTCCGCGAGGACGGCGTCGTCGTGGTGGCGACCATCGCCTTCGGCATGGGCATCGACAAGCCGGACGTCCGCTTCGTCGCCCACCTCGACCTGCCGAAGTCCGTCGAGGGCTACTACCAGGAGACCGGCCGCGCGGGCCGCGACGGCGAACCGGCCACGGCCTGGCTGGCGTACGGCCTCCAGGACGTGGTCCAGCAGCGCAAGCTCATCGACGGTTCCGAGGGCGACGAGCAGCACCGGCGCGCCCTCGGCATGCACCTGGACGCGATGCTGGCGCTCTGCGAGACGGTCGACTGCCGCCGGGTCCGCCTCCTCGCGTACTTCGGCCAGGAGGGGCAGCCCTGCGGCAACTGCGACACCTGCCTGACCCCGGCGGAGTCCTGGGACGGCACGGTCGCGGCGCAGAAGCTGCTGTCCACGGTGTGGCGGCTCGCCAAGGAACGGCGCCAGAAGTTCGGCGCCGGTCAGATCATCGACATCCTGCAGGGCAAGAAGACGGCCAAGGTCATCCAGTTCGACCACGACGGGCTCTCGGTCTTCGGTGTCGGCTCGGACCTCGGGACGGCGGAGTGGCGCGGAGTCGTGCGCCAGCTCCTCGCCCTCGGGCTCCTCGCCGTGGAGGGCGACTACGGCACGCTCGTGCTCACCGAGGACAGCGGCGAGGTGCTCGGCGGACGCCGCACCGTCACCCTGCGCAAGGAGAAGGCCCCGGCCGCCTCCCGCAAGGAGTCCGGCGCCCGCTCCGGGAAGGGCGCCCGGGTCCCGGTCGACCTGCCGGCGGCCGCGGTGCCGGTCTTCGAGGCGCTGCGCGCCTGGCGGGCCGCGACCGCGCGCGAGCAGGGCGTCCCGGCGTACGTCGTGTTCCACGACGCCACGCTGCGGGAGATCGCGACGCGGCTGCCCGCCACCGTCGAGGAGCTCGGCACCGTCGGCGGTGTCGGCGAGGCCAAGCTGACGAAGTACGCCGAGGGCGTCCTCGGCGCGCTGGCGGAGGCGGGGGCGGCCGCTCCGGCAGCTGCGGCCGCTTCGGCAGTCGGTGCCGGTGCCGCCCAGGCACCGGGTGCGGGTGCGGGCGGGGCCGTCGTTCCCGGCGCCCGTCCCGCTCCCGTCGACCCGGCCGCCGCGCCGTACGACGAGGAGCCGCCGTACGACCTCGACGAGCTGGACGAGCCGCCGTTCGACGACTGGCGGTAG